The following coding sequences lie in one Spea bombifrons isolate aSpeBom1 chromosome 5, aSpeBom1.2.pri, whole genome shotgun sequence genomic window:
- the SSR1 gene encoding translocon-associated protein subunit alpha isoform X1, translating into MIPLRNLLLLVLLAFPVTLIGNARGPLVAAQDATEDEEAIDDSVVEDDDDEAEVEEDESTDLTEEKEEEEDLSSGEPKASPNADTTILFVKGEDFPANDIVKFLVGFTNKGTEDFVVESLDASFRYPQDYQFYIQNFTALPLNTIVPPQRQATFEYSFIPAEPMGGRPFGLVINLNYKDVNGNSFQDAVFNQTVTIIEKEDGLDGETIFMYLFLGGLGLLVIVGLHQLLETRKRKRPAQKVEMGTSNQNDVDMSWIPAETLSQIMQSRRDKASPRRSPRKRAQKRSAGSDE; encoded by the exons ATGATTCCGCTCCGCAATCTATTGCTGCTCGTCCTCTTGGCTTTCCCGGTCACGCTCATTGGCAATGCGAGAG gtCCCCTGGTTGCTGCACAGGATGCAACAGAGGATGAAGAGGCAATCGATGATTCGGTAGTTGAGGATGATGACGATGAGGCTGAAGTGGAAGAAGATGAATCTACAGATCTG acagaagaaaaagaggaggaagaggactTGAGTTCGGGCGAGCCCAAAGCCTCCCCCAATGCTGATACCACCATTCTGTTTGTTAAAGGAGAAG ATTTCCCAGCTAACGACATTGTAAAGTTTTTGGTGGGCTTTACTAACAAGGGTACAGAAGACTTTGTTGTTGAATCCTTGGATGCCTCTTTCCGCTACCCTCAAGACTACCAATTCTACATCCAGAATTTCACCGCTCTCCCATTAAACACCATCGTCCCTCCTCAGAGACAggccacatttgaatattcttTCATCCCTGCTGAACCTATGGGAGGCCGTCCCTTTGGTCTGGTTATCAATTTGAACTATAAAGATGTAAAC GGGAATTCTTTCCAAGATGCTGTGTTTAATCAGACCGTTACAATCATTGAAAAGGAAGATGGTCTGGATGGTGAAAC AATTTTCATGTACCTCTTCCTTGGCGGACTCGGCTTACTTGTGATCGTTGGGTTGCATCAGCTACTGGAAACAAGAAAG cgaAAGAGACCTGCACAAAAAGTTGAAATGGGAACATCTAATCAAAATGATGTGGACATGAGCTGGATCCCTGCGGAGACTCTCAGCCAGATTA TGCAAAGTAGACGAG ACAAAGCTTCACCAAGAAGATCTCCCCGCAAGCGAGCCCAGAAAAGATCAGCAGGATCTGATGAATAA
- the SSR1 gene encoding translocon-associated protein subunit alpha isoform X2 has product MIPLRNLLLLVLLAFPVTLIGNARGPLVAAQDATEDEEAIDDSVVEDDDDEAEVEEDESTDLTEEKEEEEDLSSGEPKASPNADTTILFVKGEDFPANDIVKFLVGFTNKGTEDFVVESLDASFRYPQDYQFYIQNFTALPLNTIVPPQRQATFEYSFIPAEPMGGRPFGLVINLNYKDVNGNSFQDAVFNQTVTIIEKEDGLDGETIFMYLFLGGLGLLVIVGLHQLLETRKRKRPAQKVEMGTSNQNDVDMSWIPAETLSQINKASPRRSPRKRAQKRSAGSDE; this is encoded by the exons ATGATTCCGCTCCGCAATCTATTGCTGCTCGTCCTCTTGGCTTTCCCGGTCACGCTCATTGGCAATGCGAGAG gtCCCCTGGTTGCTGCACAGGATGCAACAGAGGATGAAGAGGCAATCGATGATTCGGTAGTTGAGGATGATGACGATGAGGCTGAAGTGGAAGAAGATGAATCTACAGATCTG acagaagaaaaagaggaggaagaggactTGAGTTCGGGCGAGCCCAAAGCCTCCCCCAATGCTGATACCACCATTCTGTTTGTTAAAGGAGAAG ATTTCCCAGCTAACGACATTGTAAAGTTTTTGGTGGGCTTTACTAACAAGGGTACAGAAGACTTTGTTGTTGAATCCTTGGATGCCTCTTTCCGCTACCCTCAAGACTACCAATTCTACATCCAGAATTTCACCGCTCTCCCATTAAACACCATCGTCCCTCCTCAGAGACAggccacatttgaatattcttTCATCCCTGCTGAACCTATGGGAGGCCGTCCCTTTGGTCTGGTTATCAATTTGAACTATAAAGATGTAAAC GGGAATTCTTTCCAAGATGCTGTGTTTAATCAGACCGTTACAATCATTGAAAAGGAAGATGGTCTGGATGGTGAAAC AATTTTCATGTACCTCTTCCTTGGCGGACTCGGCTTACTTGTGATCGTTGGGTTGCATCAGCTACTGGAAACAAGAAAG cgaAAGAGACCTGCACAAAAAGTTGAAATGGGAACATCTAATCAAAATGATGTGGACATGAGCTGGATCCCTGCGGAGACTCTCAGCCAGATTA ACAAAGCTTCACCAAGAAGATCTCCCCGCAAGCGAGCCCAGAAAAGATCAGCAGGATCTGATGAATAA